From a region of the Mercurialis annua linkage group LG1-X, ddMerAnnu1.2, whole genome shotgun sequence genome:
- the LOC126685540 gene encoding 5-formyltetrahydrofolate cyclo-ligase-like protein COG0212: MRKRKRSMDSSLTRISAPFMLKHKNVSHNLCFLSSSKTITVKRPLSSSSSSSNPNLETKGGAANGAVFNESAFEAERLRLDAEARESMAETSKRDMQMENDGDPKAWKWVIRKSIWDFMEASNVAQNPRPVHHRIPNFVGASAAALNLAELEVFQSAGCVKVNPDSPQKQVRFLTLSGGKKLLTPQPRLRTGFFSVLEAHMLPGNDNKSILEACNSVGVAKYGRPIGLDEKIKVDLIVIGSVAVHPKTGARLGKGEGFAELEYGMLRYMGAIDDSTLVVTSVHDCQLVDDFPVEKLLIHDVPVDIICTPTQVIFTKTTIPKPQGIYWEKLSPEKLGQIRILRELKRRIERDMGQKLPTGPSEKLPPTAQRGKK; the protein is encoded by the exons atgagGAAGAGGAAGAGGTCAATGGATTCAAGTCTGACCCGAATATCAGCCCCATTTATGCTTAAACACAAAAACGTTTCTCATAATCTTTGTTTTCTCTCCTCAAGTAAAACAATTACCGTAAAGAGGCcattatcatcatcatcttcatcttctaATCCAAACCTGGAAACTAAAGGAGGCGCTGCGAATGGCGCCGTTTTCAATGAGTCGGCTTTTGAGGCTGAGAGATTGCGGTTGGATGCAGAGGCTCGAGAGTCTATGGCAGAGACTTCAAAGAGAGACATGCAAATGGAGAATGACGGTGACCCTAAAGCCTGGAAATGGGTTATCCGGAAAAGTATTTGGGATTTCATGGAGGCCTCTAATGTTGCCCAGAACCCCCGACCCGTTCACCACCGAATCCCCAATTTTGTTGGCGCCTCCGCTGCAGCTCTAAAT TTAGCTGAATTGGAAGTGTTTCAAAGTGCGGGTTGTGTCAAGGTAAACCCGGATTCTCCTCAAAAGCAAGTCAGATTTCTTACTCTCTCCG GTGGAAAGAAGCTGTTGACTCCACAACCTCGCCTGAGAACAGGGTTTTTCTCTGTCCTTGAAGCCCATATGTTGCCCGGTAATGATAATAAGAGCATTCTTGAAGCATGCAACTCTGTTGGGGTTGCCAAATATGGTAGGCCTATTGGCTTGGATGAAAAGATTAAGGTCGACCTAATTGTCATTGGCTCTGTTGCTGTTCACCCCAAGACTGGTGCTAGGCTTGGCAAGGGAGAG GGATTTGCAGAACTTGAATATGGGATGCTGCGGTACATGGGAGCCATCGATGACTCAACACTAGTCGTTACTTCTG TGCATGATTGCCAATTGGTAGATGATTTTCCAGTCGAGAAATTGCTGATTCATGATGTTCCGGTTGACATCATATGTACTCCTACGCAAGTCATATTCACCAAAACGACCATCCCTAAGCCTCAAG GGATCTACTGGGAGAAATTGTCACCGGAGAAGCTTGGCCAAATTCGGATATTGAGAGAGCTGAAGAGAAGAATAGAACGGGATATGGGGCAGAAACTTCCGACTGGACCGTCTGAGAAACTACCACCTACAGCTCAAAGAGGAAAGAAATGA